ATAGGACCTCCTTCCCCTCCAGCAGAGGGTACATCGAAGAGGGCGAGGCTATCGGCCTCGGGAGCTCGCTGAGTTTCCAATGTCTAGCCATTTCATGATCTGGAATGCCCAGGGGATAGCGAACGCTACTACCCAAGGCAGTTTCAAGAATATGATCGATATGTATAGTGTGTTGTTTGCCGCAGTGCTTGAGCCTCAGACAGAACCCCAGCCTTCTTTCTTTAGTAGGCGCTTTGGGTTGCAATTTAGGTGCTCGAACACAAACGGCAAGATTTGGATCTTCTCTCACAGGGATTGGCAGGTCGATGTGATCGACGATTCCGAGCAAGTTCTTCATGTCCGAGTTACTGCTGCTTTATTTCCTACTCCAATCTTTCTCTCCGTAGTGTAcgctaagtgctcgagggaggggaGATACGATTTGTGGAATAAGCTCAGGGACATCTCCTTAGCGACTGACGGGGCACCCTGGCTTGTTGGAGgcgacttcaacatcttcttgttggaggaagagagacgGGGCAGTACGACAGATAGGCACGGAGAGATGATGGACTTTGCTGACGCCGTTGCAGACTGCCAGCTCCTGGACCCAGGCTTTGATGGCCCACCTTTTACTTGGACGAGGAGTGGGCTCTGGGAGAGGTTGGACAGAGTCCTTCTAGGGGAGCATTGGACGACAGTCTTTGCAGCTACTAGGGTGACTCACTTGCCTAGGATCTCTTCAGATCATGCCCCTTTGCTCGTGCGATGCCAGCTCACTACCCAGATTCCGAGGCCATCCTTTAGGTTTCACAACATGTGGGTACGGCATCATACTTTCAGGGATGAGATCACCAGAGTGTGGGCGGCGGAGACGGGCTTCTTCGGCATGCTcaatcttcagttcaaactcagcagagtgAAGAATTTTCTCAAAGGATGGAACAgagaggtctttgggaacatcttcGAGAGGCtgagggaggcagaggaggcaGTTACCGTTGCGCAGGCGGCTTACGACGGGGATCCCACGGGAGCCCATAGGAGTGAGCTCAGCCGATGCACCGCTCTCTATGTACTCTGcactaggatggaggaggatttctggaagcagaaggctgccattcggtgggcggcagaaggcgaaaggaattccaaattcttccatgggtgggtgcgacagaagcgggtgaagtcacggattcacgccattcaggcaggaGGACAGACTCTCACGTCAGAGGACGATATCAGACAGTCGGCGGTAGGTTTCTTTCAGCAGCTGCTCACGACAGACGTTGAGCAGTTGGGGCAGCCGGACCTTGATCTCTTGAGCAGCCTTCCAGACTCAGTGGACCGCGAGGGCCTCTGTGCAGTCCCGGACTCAGATGAGGTGAGAGCGgcggtctttggcatcagtggAGACAGCGCCTCTGGACCGGATGGTTTCTCGTCCCTGttcttccagcactgttgggacatcgttggagcagaggtggtggcagcagtggaGGACTTCTTCTTGGGGGCCCCTatgccccgcagcttcacaGCCACGACCATCATACTCTTAccgaagaaggcaagcccgACGACCTGGGCGGAGTACAGGCCGATTAGCCTTTGCAatgtgaccaacaagatcatcaccaagatcttgacatcgcgtttggcgccACTGCTTCCTCTAGTAttggcgccgaaccagagcggttttgtcaagggtcgcttgcttagtgataatgtgctcctggctcaggaattgattcaTGATATCAgcaggtcgctcattcagaaggctaactcccctaatctggccctcaagctagatatggcgaaggcctatgatcgagtgcagtggcATTTCCTCCTCatggtgcttgagaggatgggattcccgccggggtgggtgagtatggtcAGGAGATGTATCTCTTCGTGCTGGTTCTCTGTGCTTGTGAACGGGGCTTCGGCAGGTTTCTTCCACtctacgaggggacttcgccagggagatccgttatcgccgtctttgttcgtgcttgctgcagaTTATCTGTCGAGGAGCTTGGACAGGCTTGTGGCTACACATCCtgatatggagtatagatgtgctcgacgcgcgccggccatatcccatCTGTCTTATGCCGACGACATTgtcatttttgtcagggcgcacagacagtccgtggagaggctggtaCATTGTCTTGACcactattctgccgtgtcgggCCAGATGGTGAACAAGGGAAAGAGTCACTTCTATCTCTTTCAGAAGTTCAATTCTTGGGCGGCCGAGGTGGCAGAGGtgagtggattccagcagggattcctccctttcacttACCTGGGAGTGCCTACctataagggggggctgaaggccgactaccttttagatatccgacagaagatggtggaccggattcacagctggtccCACAGACATCTCTCTTTTGGAGGTCGCCttgctctgatcaagagcacccttgtcactatccctcttcacatcttccaggttcTGAAGCCGTTTGAGTACTGGATGAGGGActtggagcagatcttggccaggttcttttggggcacggttggggagcagaggaagattcactgggttagctggaagaagaagatttgcttgccgttggatgagggaggccttggcatccgtcgttttcgtgagctcgtcaaagctttcagcatcaagctctggtggagatttctcgcgcaggattcactatgggcgcagttcaccatgcgcaagtattgtttccatgctggtcgtgccttcatttctccttactctgtgcatgatagtcctatatggcatcgtctcacggacattaggggtcaggttcatggtatcattaggtggtccctcggcgaagggcggattagtttctgggatgacgtgtgggtcggggatctcccccttaggacctattgtctgcctgggactgatcttcctgccgctgaggtctctaggttttggcgtgatcatacttggcatgttgataaactgcatgattatttggctttgtatggtgtgcctttgcatgtgttggatcttatcagggctgttccgattgaggtgggcaggcgggatgtgatgcgatggagcctcactggcgatggcgagttctcgacggcctcagcttgggagctcgtccggacacggtcccctagacatttcggacttcgcatggtttggaatgttgggctgaccccgaccatttctatcttcatctggcgcctcctcctccagagggtCCCTGTTGAGTGCTATGTTCAGACCCGCGGTATCTCTCTCgcatccaagtgtctgtgttgtgtctcttctttttcagtcgagtcttttcagcatttgtttgtgtcgagtccgtTGGCGAGATCTGTTTGGGACTACttcgatggctggttcccttatattagcacacacattcacacgtgcactgatattgcacttagattaggtttttggtggaggtcctctcacagggctccCACCTTGCACATCAGTTTTATCATTCCTTGCTTGGtatattggttcatttggacggagaggaatagctgcaagcaccgcggcgtttcttttcgttcttcccatgttatttggcaggtgatTCGGCATTTGCGGATTCttgtggcggcgggtgtgctagtcccacttcattggcgcggttgcaccccgactgtcgacttcatgccttcagttcctcctcgccggcgagttctgaggtccttgagtgtgctttggcatccacccgacgatccttgggtgaagctgaacacagatGGGGCATTCTCTacctcgacgggacaggctggtggtgggggagtggttcgtggctcagacggttctcttTTGAGGGCCTTTTGCACGCCCCTTGTAGCtgcgtcggccttcgaggcggagcttctagctcttcttcatgggttgacgatggctatggagttctcatcataggtttgggtcgagatggacgCAGCAGCAGTGGTCGCAGTGTTCACTTCGGGACGCATGGGAGCGGCGgacgtgagacatcacatggctcgcattcgcatTTTGCTCTCACAGATGCAGGTTCGGTTCTCTCACATCCACCGAGAGGGTAACCGGgcagcagattttcttgcaggtaggggggtccagacccctgccatcacttaCTATGATTCAGATACAGCGCCTCGGTACTTGAAGTCGCTTgtgaggatggaccagctgggctatccgaacttcagattcagatatcgagatggatgagtttttatttttgttatggatTTTGATATGTATTTCTTGTATTTCCTTTGGGCTTGACCACTCCTTGGTCATCGCCCAAGTTATTATGTGCTTTATTAGTTCGTTTGCTAGATGGATAATACCCGGCTTGTGGGGATATCCTAGTAGCTTAGATAAGTTTTTTGATATGTATCTCTTTTTGTGGAccaagtcacttttgggcttggtcAATGTACGACAGTTTATCGTTTGATTTGATAtggacaggttgggggtccgcctaacCCTCCGCCGTAATGGTGTttgacacaaaaaaaaaaaaaaaaaaaaagaaccctgaacggatgtgagacatcacatggctcgcattcgtactttgctcgcacagatacagttcatgttctctcacatctttcgagagggcaaccgaccagcagactttttggcaggtaggggggtccagacccctgccatcaccttcttcgatgcggattcagcgcctcggtatttgaagtcgctcgtcaggatggaccagttgggctatccgaacttcagattcagatatcgagatggatgactacttcacttggttcgtggttttgatttatggtttttttatttcctttggatttggcccgcttttggccatcatccttgtcctttttatgatgtatagctttgttatgtttattctctctttagttagatggttagtacccggtctgtggggataccatagtagctttgttagctcttgtgttttgtatctctcgtgcggaccgagtcacttttgggctcgtctgatgtatgttcttttggtgatttttgatatatacaggttgggggtccgccttaaccccccgccgtgatggtgtttgaggaaaaaaaaaaaaaaacctaaaccctgaaccctaaaccctaaaccctaaaccctaaacccagcAGGATACcgcatccaagccccttggcctagcggtaaagggtgctggataccgcgtccatcctggaggtctcgagttcgaaccctgggtggcgtaatttgtctttcctccttgttataggagttgatttgtaatttcctccttcatatatatgatataaatatatgaagttaattttttttaaaaaaaaaaaaaaaaaaaaaaaacccagcAGGATACCGCGTCAAtcttggaggtctcgagttcgaaccctgggtggtgtaatttgtctttcctccttgttataggagttgatttgtaatttcctccttcatatatatgatataaatatatgaagttaatttaaaaaaaaaaaaaaccctaaaccctaaacccctaaaccctaaaccctgactGAGGACAGCtctcccccttaggacctattgtccgcccgggactgatcttcctgctgCTGAGGTTTCTAGGTTctggcatgatcatacttggcatgttgaaaaactgcatgattatctggctttgtatggtgtgcctttgcatgttttggatcttatcagggctgtcccgattgaggtgggcaggcgggatgtgatgcgatggagcctcactggcgatggcgagttctcgacggcctcagcctGGGAGCTCAttcggacacggtcccctagacatttcggacttcgcatggtttggaatgctgggctgacccctaccatctctgtcttcatctggcgcctcctcctccacaggctccctgttgagtgttatgttcaggcccgtggtatctctcttgcatccaagtgtctctgttgtgtctcttctatttcagtcgagtcgtttcagcatttgtttgtgtcgagtcctctggcgagatcggtttgggattactttgatggctggttcccttacatcagcacacacattcacacgtgcactgacattgcacttagattaggtttttggtggaggtcctctcacagggccaccgccttgcacattagtttcatcattccctgtttggtatactggtttatctggacggagaggaatagctgcaagcatcgcggcatttcttttcgttcttcacatgttatttggcaggttgttcggcacctgcggatcttggtggcggcggggTTTAGGGTTTCCATGTCTTCATTCCCACACGGCATCAAACTGTGATTGATTCAAATCTTCGGCATGATCAAATATTCCATGTACTGTTTGACAATATAAAACAGAAGTGATCATAATACATGCACATAGTCAAATAATACAATCATATATGCAaataatgcagagattatatcAGGTAATGAACAGACAAATATTCGATGTATTACTTGACAATGTAAAACAACATTGACATGATGCATGaaacatgatatataatgaataaaaatagacAAATAATGAACAGCCTCATTCAATTAATGAGCATAAAACTTTTGCAATCGATATTTCAACTATGACCAACTGCAGTTGCTTGAAGGTTCTACCATTGACTATAATGTGTTCATATAGGCATATAATGCATATATTATGACCAGTaatgcacatacacatattCCATTTAATCTTCGACAATTAAAAACACCAGATATATGATTCATGATACAGGATTTTGTGATGCATATAAATACTAATATAATGTGCAGATCCATTACAGTAATGAACACACTAACATTGCATTCACTCATAGAATAATGACCAGCAGCAGACAGATAATGGCTACATAAGTTTAATTAATGCACACACTTTggaaaataatgtacaaacGCGATTAAACAATGTGGgaatgaaatttgataaaaccCAAATATATCAATCACAGAATCAGTCCAACAGTCCAGGTATTCAAAATGCAAATGAAATTGATTCCTCACCCTCTTTCTGCGATTGTTGTGAAACTGACGGACGTCCTCTTTTAGACATTTTGAAATCTGCGCAAGACACCAAACAAACATAACCCTATACGATTTCATCAACAAATTCACGCACTACAACTTTATGGTGATAATCGGGTGAATCGTTGTGTGGGTGGTGTGTTACGTGCGAAAATCGGGGAAAACGCTAGATGAAACTCAGAAAGTAAACTAGTAAATTAACATTCGACAAACCATAACTCCTCTTTGACCGCAGACGAATCTTGCACAAAACCGGAAGGGTTGTTGGTCACTAATGCAGACACCAATTGAAGTTCTAAGAAATCGGGTTGGAGACGAAGCGGGTATAGAGGGCGGTTAGGGTTTTGAAAGGGGTTCAAAATTGGGGAGACGAAGCAGGTAGCGAGATTTTGAGTTAATACGTTTGGAGATGAATGATGTGTAGAATAGAGATAAAGTAGTGGGTATACTCCCCTTAAATTTTGCACATGCCGTTTCTGGAGTTTTTTTAGTATAGAAATTTACCAATTCACCCCCATGATGCACGAAATGCCCCAAATAATGAACTACGGGATAAAATCTATGCTTGTCATCCGGATCGTCCATCCGCCTGATCCAACGCTCCAAAttgagaaggaacttaaatctaaggggagaaaaggagattaacactaccctatatatatatatatatatatatatatatatatatagggttgtgatcaattgagatttttagcctaattgagaattgagatccattattagccactcatttttattaaatgagtggtctagaatttaccacatggaaaatatttttacattaattaattgtgaaagggcagaatggtaatttcatcatacattttatttaataaatattttttatttttaaaaaaaaattaaaaaattttttcgattttttattttttttattatttttattttttttgtcaactacatatacaattcatgtcaactacacacatataatgtcaactacatatacaattcatgtcaactgcacatatataatgtcaactacatatacgattcatatcacctatacacatataatgtcaactataagctgttgacatttgatgtgcaggctattgacatttgatgtgcagggctattgacatttgatgtgcaggctacacatcgtagttgacatagcgtgaaaattaaaaaaatttaaaaaattttaaaaaatatttttaaaaaattttaaaaaaaataaaaaaataattttttttttagttgttgacattttaatacgagttgttgacatttgatattctggctattgaaatgaaatgacgataatacccttagttgatataatctacttgtagttgacatttcaaaatgagtggctgaaaatgcatctcaattctcaattaagctaaaaaatctcaacctaacaagaccctatatatatatatatatatatatatatatatatattattctccTTTTATTCTTTATATACTTAGATGTTATTCAATTGAcatgattaattattataatattattcatCTAGAATTcaattatgagattattttagttagaggAAAGTGATTATGAATAATTATTAGTGGACTATCTATTTAAGATTAAGATGTGAGATTACATTCTATAGCCTCATTTATTATAAAAGGtttgaaactaaaaattaaaggaagaaagagatcgaaatttgaaacataaaattctaaaaaaaaaagaaaatcgaaattaaattaaattgtgtGCAGGTGTTGTGCACCACGTGGTGTGAAAGGCCGTGAGATCAAGTATGTGTTCGAACCACATGTGAACATGTGTGGCCAGTGGCTCAGTCGGCAGCCCGATTCTTCTTGTGCCTCGCCTAAGTCCGACACATTTATATGGCCACTGCAAGTGTTGTAAATCCTAGTTTTATAAAAATGCGatagaaatttcaaattttataaaagtggttgaatgtattttaatttatgaatagCTTTGGAAAAACGGTTCAGTCATTTCACCATCTATCACCGCTCTACTATGGTCTATGCATATATTACAGAATTTCCTAAATGTATTTATATCATTTGAACTCTTTTCCATAgtaattcaaataaaaagatTAAATCAAAGAAGTTACCCAACAAAGAAATAGATAATggcaaaaagaaaagtgagaatTCGGCATTACTAGAGTTGGTTTTCTATTTTGAAATGTTtcatcatttctatttttagcaaaaattaACGTATCATCtatttctcattttattattgagtaaaggccaaaattggtcctgaacatatagccattttacgattttggtcctaaacattatcttttggattttttggtcctgcacatatggacatttgatcattttggtcctgcacatatggaaatttgatcattttggtcctccgtcaacattttcgttaaaaactaacggtcaacattatcttttggattttttggtcctgcacatatggatatttgatcattttggtcctgcacatatggaattttgatcattttggtcctccgtcaacgttttcattaaaaactaaaggtcaacggccgatttttgactaaaacaatgggttgggtcgggtcgggtcgtgtttgggtcgggtttgggttacactttaagaaaaaaaataattattttttattaattaaaaaattataaaactttaatttttagttatttttgttgattaaaaatattataacgactaaaacatgatgttattatacgatttaaacatgatattacacgataaaataaaaaattaccaaattaaaataatcattttttaatcaaaataataaaattaaagtatactaatattaaatctatataataaaattaaataattaaaaaatttatttttaataaaatctaagcataatattttcttcaaattcatgaaaaaattaattaaaaaatactatactttaattttattaattaaaaaatattaattaatttttaaagaatattatgcttagattttaacgaaaatattatgcttag
This portion of the Salvia splendens isolate huo1 chromosome 10, SspV2, whole genome shotgun sequence genome encodes:
- the LOC121751705 gene encoding uncharacterized protein LOC121751705, which encodes MSSHFMIWNAQGIANATTQGSFKNMIDMYSVLFAAVLEPQTEPQPSFFSRRFGLQFRCSNTNGKIWIFSHRDWQVDVIDDSEQVLHVRVTAALFPTPIFLSVVYAKCSREGRYDLWNKLRDISLATDGAPWLVGGDFNIFLLEEERRGSTTDRHGEMMDFADAVADCQLLDPGFDGPPFTWTRSGLWERLDRVLLGEHWTTVFAATRVTHLPRISSDHAPLLVRCQLTTQIPRPSFRFHNMWVRHHTFRDEITRVWAAETGFFGMLNLQFKLSRVKNFLKGWNREVFGNIFERLREAEEAVTVAQAAYDGDPTGAHRSELSRCTALYAGGQTLTSEDDIRQSAVGFFQQLLTTDVEQLGQPDLDLLSSLPDSVDREGLCAVPDSDEVRAAVFGISGDSASGPDDYLSRSLDRLVATHPDMEYRCARRAPAISHLSYADDIVIFVRAHRQSVERLVHCLDHYSAVSGQMVNKGKSHFYLFQKFNSWAAEVAEVLKPFEYWMRDLEQILARCRFGSLTSTERVTGQQIFLQVGGPPNPPP